From Watersipora subatra chromosome 2, tzWatSuba1.1, whole genome shotgun sequence, one genomic window encodes:
- the LOC137387714 gene encoding uncharacterized protein has protein sequence MESEDSFLCNNIFNSELYEDITMHPFADITELDYDDMTKNEVHKGDQALASPTLTGEELNSWQLNEVFQDLDKFENEPPGEEVSLSCLFPSMDGLLQTPDLLAEAFKAVNDACPSPHTDETSESAAADFLPVPVTECTLSDASIASHSAYSQETLSEVENECILKIKLKKAFCKTKSKVEKSRKQTSHKKLGDVIPKPHETQKAAIRRVKNNAASRVFRSRKKNKLEDLIEQEEQLDTENRVLRRDLEKVEEVVRVMKECLVSSAKCMRN, from the exons ATGGAGTCAGAAGATTCTTTTTTATGCAACAATATTTTCAACAGCGAACTATACGAGGACATAACCATGCATCCTTTCGCTGACATTACAG AACTAGACTATGACGACATGACAAAAAATGAGGTACACAAAGGTGACCAAGCTTTGGCAAGTCCTACTTTAACGGGTGAAGAATTGAACAGCTGGCAACTTAATGAAGTGTTTCAGGATCTTGACAAATTTGAGAATGAGCCT cctGGTGAGGAAGTGAGTTTGAGTTGCCTATTTCCTAGCATGGATGGTTTACTACAGACACCAGACCTACTTGCAGAGGCTTTCAAGGCTGTCAACGATGCTTGTCCTTCTCCCCATACAGATGAAACATCAGAGAGTGCTGCTGCTGATTTCTTACCAGTTCCTGTCACTGAATGCACGCTCTCTGATGCTTCAATTGCCTCCCATTCTGCCTACTCCCAAGAGACTCTTTCTGAAGTAGAAAATGAatgcattttaaaaattaaacttaaaAAGGCTTTTTGTAAAACTAAGTCTAAAGTTGAAAAGTCTAGAAAACAAACTTCTCACAAGAAATTAGGCGATGTAATTCCAAAACCTCATGAAACCCAAAAGGCTGCAATACGACGAGTGAAGAACAATGCTGCATCTAGAGTTTTCCGCtctagaaaaaaaaacaaacttgaAGACCTTATAGAACAAGAAGAGCAACTTGACACAGAAAATAGAGTGCTGCGACGTGATCTGGAAAAAGTCGAGGAGGTGGTTAGGGTTATGAAAGAGTGCTTGGTGAGCAGTGCTAAATGCATGCGTAACTAG